Proteins encoded in a region of the Gloeomargarita sp. SKYB120 genome:
- a CDS encoding helix-turn-helix domain-containing protein yields the protein MTKKTNPKSEKMWVSTTEMTHLLGVSREHLYRLIHGNKLVKGFHYYALDPDAYRPTYRWHKTRIAEAFGIKL from the coding sequence ATGACCAAGAAAACTAACCCCAAGTCGGAAAAGATGTGGGTATCAACAACAGAGATGACCCATCTCCTGGGGGTCTCTCGTGAGCATCTCTACCGCCTGATACATGGCAATAAACTGGTTAAGGGTTTTCATTATTATGCCCTTGATCCGGATGCTTACCGACCAACTTATCGCTGGCATAAAACACGTATTGCCGAAGCATTTGGTATTAAACTATGA
- a CDS encoding helix-turn-helix domain-containing protein codes for MNIGKAIQLILSRWNLTAYRLAKLSGVSKANLSKVITGRQASLMWDDIEKLADGLRQVDPVATLTFYEVLKYPDEFYDLARSVSQPEILEREKPENIQAVLDTLLKLGITTPDLLEQAKQTIPKFKDGTPAMKLTEWISVNMQQERKAMESEDNDQEN; via the coding sequence ATGAACATTGGCAAGGCAATACAGTTGATTCTTTCTCGGTGGAACCTGACGGCCTACCGGCTGGCTAAGTTATCTGGGGTCAGTAAAGCCAACCTGAGCAAGGTGATAACGGGACGGCAAGCGTCCTTGATGTGGGATGACATTGAGAAGCTGGCCGATGGGTTACGCCAGGTTGACCCTGTGGCCACGTTGACCTTCTACGAAGTGCTGAAGTACCCCGACGAGTTTTACGACCTAGCCCGGTCGGTCTCTCAACCTGAGATACTCGAACGGGAAAAACCAGAAAATATCCAAGCTGTGCTGGACACGCTGCTCAAGCTGGGGATAACCACCCCAGACCTACTAGAGCAGGCCAAGCAAACGATTCCCAAATTTAAGGATGGCACTCCAGCTATGAAGCTGACCGAATGGATCAGCGTCAATATGCAGCAAGAAAGAAAAGCAATGGAGAGTGAAGACAATGACCAAGAAAACTAA
- a CDS encoding DUF3987 domain-containing protein, whose protein sequence is MIAPDRDQKGLEYARQVAAAFNGNVKGWVYAGDKAHWQDPSDGYDLADWIAELRQQGLDDTAIRQFILGAIGQKREIAVPVSSRGDGETEVTHELVGQLLAQTQARFDIHKLVHPTLAKAISSKAQSFNLPPEILLSVFLVVASSLVPHKLQLGEDYLIPGLLWLGLVGDSGTGKSPVLDLFTSPLQNLQLEAFESYKQELKEWENTEDRDEDLKPKRRFYYISDLTWEAIKKAMEARSHCLVYSDELAGFVNGLGQYKPRAGNDRQRWLTAYNGGSIDILRVDESHHIPSVHLSILGGIQPSVLHKLIKSDGEVVDGFWARFMWVEMPHRKVPCPLDMPKSNLLSVLESVYQVLDRRASVSTTFELDAKGKQVWRQWWDEIETLKDDELNPFIRALYPKLLERAGRIALVAHCVNCAVANTPPGETIPVETLKWAIAFTRWTLQQARAVYGDCGYAESPEAQRVARFVQRFQGKQVNGRRVVTWWTGGKKPSAKDARNWLANLVNLGYAQPVKGTPDQPDYTVLVLGTSGTSQVQNRPNADYDDVPAGTSSGTSPGTSQVHPVHAPWEILDDVPGNVPDVPGNVPDAGTPESLYLSGFPEIVPDVPDVPDDVPEEQPPTLTKEEILERFPLGSLVLAPRQSRPLPVVGVVSTFNLLKLQQPNGEPWYVHWVDAKLVKE, encoded by the coding sequence GTGATTGCCCCTGACCGTGATCAGAAGGGGTTGGAGTATGCTCGCCAGGTGGCTGCTGCCTTCAATGGCAACGTCAAGGGGTGGGTTTATGCCGGGGATAAGGCCCATTGGCAAGACCCCAGCGATGGCTATGACCTGGCGGACTGGATTGCCGAACTACGCCAGCAGGGACTTGATGATACGGCCATCCGTCAATTCATCCTGGGCGCTATTGGCCAAAAGAGAGAAATCGCTGTTCCGGTTTCATCCCGTGGCGATGGCGAAACTGAAGTTACCCATGAACTGGTGGGTCAGTTATTGGCACAAACCCAAGCCCGTTTTGACATCCACAAACTAGTTCACCCCACCCTGGCAAAAGCCATCAGCTCAAAAGCCCAGTCGTTCAATTTGCCGCCAGAGATATTGCTGAGTGTGTTTCTGGTGGTGGCATCATCCTTGGTTCCCCACAAATTGCAACTAGGAGAAGACTACTTGATACCTGGTTTGCTTTGGCTCGGTCTGGTGGGAGACAGTGGCACTGGGAAAAGCCCTGTCTTAGACTTATTTACATCGCCATTGCAGAATCTGCAACTAGAAGCGTTTGAAAGCTATAAGCAAGAACTGAAAGAGTGGGAAAATACAGAAGATAGAGACGAAGACCTTAAGCCCAAACGACGGTTTTACTACATTTCCGATTTGACTTGGGAAGCCATCAAAAAAGCAATGGAAGCCCGTAGCCATTGCTTAGTTTATTCGGACGAGTTAGCTGGTTTTGTCAATGGCTTAGGCCAATACAAACCAAGGGCTGGGAATGACCGACAACGCTGGTTGACAGCATATAACGGTGGTTCAATTGACATTCTCAGGGTTGATGAGTCCCACCATATCCCTAGTGTACACCTAAGCATTTTGGGTGGTATCCAGCCCAGTGTCTTGCATAAACTCATCAAGAGTGATGGCGAAGTGGTAGATGGGTTTTGGGCACGGTTTATGTGGGTAGAAATGCCACATAGAAAAGTCCCCTGCCCACTGGATATGCCCAAATCAAACCTGCTCTCTGTCCTGGAATCGGTTTACCAGGTTTTAGATCGCAGGGCAAGCGTTTCCACCACATTTGAACTAGACGCCAAAGGAAAGCAAGTCTGGCGACAATGGTGGGATGAGATTGAGACCTTGAAAGACGATGAACTAAATCCGTTCATCCGTGCCCTGTATCCCAAATTGTTGGAACGGGCTGGACGGATTGCTCTGGTTGCTCATTGCGTGAACTGTGCAGTTGCCAATACCCCACCAGGGGAAACCATCCCAGTCGAAACCCTGAAGTGGGCAATTGCCTTTACCCGGTGGACACTTCAGCAAGCCAGGGCTGTTTATGGTGATTGTGGCTATGCCGAATCACCTGAAGCCCAACGAGTCGCCCGTTTTGTGCAACGCTTCCAAGGGAAGCAAGTGAACGGTCGGCGGGTTGTGACCTGGTGGACAGGTGGAAAGAAACCAAGCGCTAAGGATGCCCGGAATTGGTTGGCCAACTTGGTCAACCTGGGATATGCCCAGCCCGTTAAGGGAACCCCTGACCAACCTGATTACACCGTGCTGGTTTTAGGTACATCAGGTACATCACAGGTACAAAATCGCCCAAATGCCGACTATGACGATGTTCCAGCAGGTACATCGTCAGGTACATCACCAGGTACATCGCAGGTACATCCGGTACATGCCCCATGGGAGATACTGGATGATGTACCTGGGAATGTACCTGATGTACCTGGGAATGTACCTGATGCAGGTACACCGGAAAGTCTCTACCTGTCGGGCTTTCCGGAAATTGTACCTGATGTACCTGATGTACCTGACGATGTACCTGAAGAGCAGCCACCGACCCTGACGAAGGAAGAAATCCTGGAGCGATTTCCACTTGGTTCGCTGGTGTTGGCACCTAGACAGTCGAGGCCGTTGCCTGTAGTGGGTGTGGTGTCTACGTTCAATTTGCTGAAGCTTCAGCAGCCAAATGGCGAACCCTGGTACGTACATTGGGTAGATGCCAAGTTGGTAAAGGAGTAG
- the psbP gene encoding photosystem II reaction center PsbP, which translates to MRWVWLGLLWLVVGLTGCSVGTAGLNPYVDAAGRYQFLYPNGWVQVPAPPQKYAVVFHDLIDPSETLSLVISPVKSGKTLAELGSPAELGERLMQTALAQAAVDRKPQLLSAESRQTTDQQLYYTLEYVVNTATGTRHNLAAITTRHGQLYTLNVSIPEQRWPKVMTLARKVVNSFQVN; encoded by the coding sequence ATGCGTTGGGTCTGGTTGGGGTTGTTGTGGCTGGTGGTTGGGTTAACCGGTTGCAGCGTGGGCACAGCGGGCTTGAATCCCTATGTGGACGCAGCAGGGCGCTATCAATTTCTTTATCCCAACGGCTGGGTGCAGGTGCCAGCGCCGCCACAGAAGTACGCCGTGGTGTTTCACGACCTAATTGACCCGAGTGAGACCTTGAGTTTGGTCATCAGTCCTGTGAAATCCGGGAAAACCCTGGCGGAGTTAGGGTCGCCGGCGGAACTAGGGGAACGATTGATGCAGACTGCCCTGGCCCAAGCCGCCGTGGACCGTAAACCCCAGCTTCTCAGCGCTGAAAGTCGCCAAACCACTGACCAGCAACTCTACTACACCTTGGAGTACGTCGTGAACACCGCTACTGGGACGCGCCACAACTTGGCTGCTATTACTACCCGCCACGGCCAGCTCTATACGTTAAATGTCTCTATTCCTGAACAGCGTTGGCCGAAGGTCATGACGCTAGCGCGAAAGGTGGTCAACTCCTTCCAAGTGAACTAA
- a CDS encoding carotenoid oxygenase family protein, with the protein MTTATAAYRLEDWRGGHRTQPQEFAYWVEEVTGQIPAGLTGTLYRNGPGRLDRGGQRYHHPFDGDGMVNQVCFRDGRAFYRNRYVQTPELLAEERANQILYRGVFGTQKPGGWWNNFLDLRLKNIANTNVVYWGDRLLALWEAAHPYRLDPKTLATLGLDNLGGLIPDGHGFSAHPRIDPQGLLVNFGVKTGFNSDLRLYEFDDRWGVVRQHQYTISGFAFLHDFILTEHYYVFFQNPVTFFPLPYLLGWTGAAQCLHFNREQPTRILVIPRAGGPVRVFLTEPCFVFHHANGYEQGEELVLDSICYSHFPTIDQQTDYRFVDFASLPAGQLKRFRVNLTTHQVRTEMLLPRCCEFPQVHPQRVGRPYRWVYLGVAADPVANAPLQGIMALEVETGQQSLWLAGPRGFVGEPVFVPRSDGETDGWLLTFVYNAARQCTDIVILDAAEVAAGPVATLHLRHHVPYGLHGSFTPVYWGP; encoded by the coding sequence ATGACCACTGCGACGGCTGCCTATCGGCTGGAGGACTGGCGGGGAGGTCATCGCACCCAGCCCCAGGAATTTGCCTACTGGGTGGAGGAGGTCACGGGGCAGATACCAGCGGGGTTAACGGGGACGCTCTACCGCAACGGGCCGGGACGGTTGGACCGGGGAGGACAGCGCTATCATCACCCGTTCGATGGAGATGGCATGGTGAACCAGGTGTGTTTTCGGGACGGACGCGCCTTCTATCGCAATCGCTATGTGCAAACTCCGGAATTGCTGGCCGAAGAACGGGCCAACCAGATTCTCTACCGGGGGGTCTTTGGCACCCAAAAACCGGGAGGTTGGTGGAATAATTTTCTCGATTTGCGCTTGAAAAATATCGCCAACACCAACGTGGTGTACTGGGGCGACCGGTTACTCGCCCTGTGGGAAGCAGCTCACCCGTATCGCCTGGACCCTAAAACCTTAGCCACGCTGGGGTTAGATAATCTTGGGGGCCTGATTCCCGACGGTCATGGGTTTTCGGCTCACCCCCGCATTGATCCCCAGGGATTACTGGTGAATTTCGGGGTCAAAACGGGCTTCAACAGCGACCTGCGGCTTTATGAATTTGATGACCGCTGGGGGGTCGTGCGGCAGCATCAATACACCATCAGCGGGTTTGCCTTTCTGCACGACTTCATCCTGACAGAGCACTACTACGTGTTTTTCCAAAATCCGGTCACCTTTTTCCCGCTGCCCTACCTGTTGGGGTGGACAGGGGCGGCCCAATGCCTGCACTTTAACCGGGAGCAACCCACACGCATCCTGGTGATTCCCCGCGCCGGTGGTCCGGTCCGCGTGTTTCTGACGGAACCCTGCTTTGTCTTTCACCACGCCAACGGCTACGAGCAGGGGGAGGAGCTGGTCCTGGACTCCATCTGCTACAGCCACTTCCCCACGATTGACCAGCAGACGGACTACCGGTTTGTGGATTTTGCGTCGCTGCCGGCGGGGCAACTCAAGCGCTTTCGGGTAAATTTGACGACGCACCAAGTGCGTACCGAAATGCTCCTGCCCCGTTGCTGCGAATTTCCCCAGGTGCATCCCCAGCGGGTGGGACGGCCCTACCGGTGGGTCTACCTGGGAGTTGCGGCGGACCCCGTGGCGAACGCGCCGTTGCAGGGGATCATGGCGCTGGAGGTGGAAACGGGTCAACAAAGTCTTTGGCTGGCAGGACCGCGCGGCTTTGTCGGCGAACCGGTGTTTGTGCCCCGCAGCGATGGGGAAACGGACGGCTGGTTACTCACGTTTGTCTATAACGCCGCCCGCCAATGCACAGATATTGTCATTCTAGATGCGGCGGAAGTGGCTGCTGGACCGGTGGCGACGCTGCACCTGCGGCACCATGTGCCCTACGGGTTACACGGGTCGTTCACGCCGGTCTATTGGGGGCCGTGA
- a CDS encoding TMEM165/GDT1 family protein, with protein sequence MATHPDASRLKIVLGSFGTVLLAELGDKTQVTTLLMTGSSHQPGVVFAGAALALLVTSSLGVWVGHWLSQRLPPRRVEMVSGLFFLLVALWLGWDWWQA encoded by the coding sequence ATGGCCACGCATCCCGACGCTTCACGGCTAAAGATTGTCCTGGGGAGTTTTGGTACGGTGTTGCTTGCGGAATTGGGGGATAAGACCCAGGTGACCACGCTGCTGATGACGGGGTCTTCCCACCAACCGGGCGTGGTGTTTGCAGGTGCCGCGCTGGCTCTGCTCGTGACCAGCAGCCTAGGGGTGTGGGTGGGGCATTGGCTGAGTCAACGGTTGCCCCCTAGGCGCGTGGAGATGGTTTCGGGGTTGTTTTTTCTGCTGGTTGCCCTGTGGTTGGGCTGGGATTGGTGGCAGGCATGA
- a CDS encoding TMEM165/GDT1 family protein produces MNWQLLVVTFISVFLAEVGDKSQLATIALSSGSGAPRWVFLGTAAALLTSSFLGVFGGEWLCRMLPLENLQLLAALGFFWLGLRSLWPKTKGPGA; encoded by the coding sequence ATGAATTGGCAACTGCTGGTGGTCACCTTTATCAGCGTTTTCTTGGCGGAGGTGGGGGATAAAAGTCAACTGGCAACGATTGCCCTCAGCAGTGGTTCCGGTGCGCCGCGCTGGGTGTTCCTGGGAACCGCCGCCGCTTTGCTCACTTCGAGTTTTTTGGGGGTGTTTGGGGGCGAGTGGCTCTGCCGAATGCTGCCCCTGGAGAACCTGCAACTGTTGGCGGCGCTAGGGTTTTTCTGGCTGGGATTGCGCAGTTTGTGGCCTAAAACCAAGGGGCCAGGCGCTTGA
- the psbB gene encoding photosystem II chlorophyll-binding protein CP47: MGLPWYRVHTVVINDPGRLISVHLMHTSLVAGWAGSMALYELAVFDHTDPVLNPMWRQGMFVLPFMVRLGVTNSWGGWNIYGEAITDPGLWSFEGVAAAHIILSGLLFLAAIWHWVYWDLELFRDPRTGEPALDLPKIFGIHLFLAGLLCFGFGAFHLTGLFGPGMWVSDPYGLTGHVQPVAPAWGPEGFNPFNPGGVVAHHIAAGIVGIIAGLFHLTVRPPQRLYRALRMGNIEGVLSSSIAAVFFAAFVVAGTMWYGSATTPVELFGPTRYQWDKGYFQKEIQRRVQEGLAAGLSKQEAWSRIPEKLAFYDYVGNSPAKGGLFRAGPMNKGDGLAIAWLGHPEFKDAEGRILTVRRLPNFFETFPVILVDEEGIVRADIPFRRADSKYSIEQTGVTVTFYGGKLNGQTFTDPATVKYYARKAQLGEPFEFDREIFKSDGVFRTSPRGWFTFAHASFALLFFFGHIWHGARTLFRDVFAGIDESIGEQVEFGAFLKVGDKTTRRTEQTAV; encoded by the coding sequence ATGGGACTACCCTGGTACCGAGTCCATACAGTCGTCATTAACGACCCAGGGCGGCTGATTTCTGTTCACTTAATGCACACGTCGCTGGTGGCGGGCTGGGCTGGCTCCATGGCCCTGTACGAGCTGGCGGTGTTTGACCATACTGACCCGGTGCTCAATCCCATGTGGCGGCAAGGGATGTTTGTGTTGCCGTTTATGGTGCGCCTGGGAGTGACCAATTCCTGGGGCGGTTGGAATATCTACGGGGAAGCGATTACCGACCCGGGTCTGTGGTCGTTTGAAGGGGTGGCGGCGGCCCATATCATCCTGTCGGGGCTGTTGTTCCTGGCGGCGATTTGGCACTGGGTGTATTGGGACCTGGAATTGTTCCGCGACCCCCGCACCGGCGAACCGGCGCTGGATTTGCCCAAGATATTCGGCATTCACCTGTTTTTAGCAGGTCTGCTGTGCTTTGGGTTTGGGGCGTTTCACCTGACTGGCCTGTTTGGGCCGGGGATGTGGGTTTCCGACCCCTACGGGTTAACCGGCCATGTGCAACCAGTGGCCCCCGCCTGGGGACCCGAAGGCTTCAACCCCTTTAATCCGGGGGGTGTGGTGGCGCACCACATTGCCGCAGGGATTGTCGGGATCATCGCCGGGTTGTTCCATTTGACGGTGCGACCGCCCCAGCGACTCTACCGCGCCCTGCGCATGGGGAATATTGAAGGGGTGCTCTCCAGCAGTATCGCCGCCGTGTTCTTCGCCGCGTTTGTGGTGGCCGGGACGATGTGGTATGGTTCGGCAACGACGCCGGTGGAACTGTTCGGCCCTACGCGCTACCAGTGGGACAAGGGCTATTTCCAAAAGGAAATTCAGCGGCGAGTGCAGGAAGGTCTAGCGGCGGGTTTGAGCAAGCAGGAGGCCTGGTCGCGGATTCCCGAAAAGCTGGCTTTTTACGACTACGTGGGCAACAGTCCAGCTAAAGGAGGCCTTTTCCGGGCGGGTCCGATGAACAAGGGGGACGGCCTGGCCATCGCCTGGTTGGGGCACCCTGAGTTCAAAGACGCTGAAGGTCGGATTTTGACCGTGCGGCGCTTGCCCAACTTCTTCGAGACCTTCCCGGTGATCCTGGTGGATGAGGAAGGTATCGTGCGGGCCGATATTCCCTTCCGGCGGGCCGACTCCAAGTACAGCATCGAGCAGACGGGGGTAACGGTCACCTTCTATGGCGGCAAGCTCAACGGCCAAACCTTCACTGACCCGGCAACGGTCAAGTACTACGCCCGCAAGGCCCAGTTGGGCGAACCCTTTGAGTTTGACCGGGAGATTTTCAAATCGGACGGGGTATTCCGCACCAGCCCGCGCGGGTGGTTTACCTTTGCCCACGCCTCCTTTGCCCTGCTGTTTTTCTTTGGGCATATCTGGCACGGGGCGCGCACCCTGTTCCGAGATGTGTTCGCCGGAATTGATGAAAGCATCGGCGAGCAGGTGGAATTCGGGGCGTTCCTGAAGGTAGGCGACAAGACCACACGGCGCACCGAGCAAACAGCAGTCTAG
- a CDS encoding B12-binding domain-containing radical SAM protein, producing MPKVWPEERWLVTPVVPEATAVPLVWAYPNTYSVGITSLGYQLIWGLLVQQPQVRVSRWFIDEREPLATLPELVGFSFAWELDYPHLFDILEQLDTPLWSRDRQAGDPLVFGGGPVLSANPEPFAEIFDVILLGDAEELIPRFLEAYLAVRSAPRQDQLGHLAQVPGVYVPQFYQPRYTTPTGFLETVCPHPDVPAQVQRQVYQGQRLAVSTVVTPRAAWENIYLVEVVRSCPEMCRFCLASYLTLPFRKADVGEGLLPAILQGLTVTNRIGLLGPSVTQHPEFPALLTALNQPEFDQVRISIASVRAATVDALLVETLARHHTQSLTIAVESGSERLRQVMNKKLDQAEIYRAAQVAQQGGLKGLKLYTMVGVPTETEADLEATVQLGRELRKLTPRLRLSFGCSTFVPKAQTPWQWCGVNPQAEKRLQLLAKQLGKLGVDFRPEPYKDSLVQALLSRGDRRLGPLLLLTREYGVSLGGIRRAFKALQDQLPPLDFYVHQDWPPDAPLPWQHLTGTVTLAMLHQHWQRSLGRYDERNGGAADGTGTAVATTH from the coding sequence GTGCCTAAGGTTTGGCCAGAGGAGCGGTGGCTGGTGACGCCGGTCGTGCCTGAGGCAACGGCGGTGCCGTTGGTGTGGGCTTATCCGAATACCTACAGCGTGGGGATTACCAGCCTGGGCTACCAGTTGATTTGGGGGTTGCTGGTGCAGCAGCCCCAGGTGCGGGTGAGTCGCTGGTTTATTGATGAACGGGAACCGCTTGCGACCCTGCCGGAACTGGTTGGGTTTTCCTTCGCTTGGGAGCTGGACTATCCGCATCTTTTCGATATCTTGGAACAACTTGACACGCCCCTGTGGAGCCGCGACCGCCAGGCGGGAGACCCCCTGGTGTTTGGGGGCGGGCCCGTGCTGAGCGCCAACCCCGAACCCTTTGCCGAGATTTTCGATGTGATTTTGCTGGGGGATGCGGAGGAACTCATCCCGCGCTTTTTAGAGGCCTACCTAGCGGTGCGTTCTGCCCCGCGGCAGGACCAACTGGGGCACCTGGCGCAGGTTCCCGGGGTGTATGTCCCCCAGTTCTATCAGCCGCGATACACCACGCCGACGGGGTTTCTGGAAACCGTTTGTCCTCATCCCGACGTCCCAGCGCAGGTCCAGCGCCAGGTCTATCAGGGCCAGCGCCTGGCTGTATCCACGGTGGTGACCCCCCGCGCCGCCTGGGAAAACATCTACCTGGTGGAGGTGGTGCGCAGTTGCCCGGAGATGTGCCGGTTTTGCCTGGCCAGCTACCTCACCTTGCCATTTCGCAAAGCCGATGTGGGGGAAGGATTGCTACCCGCCATCTTGCAGGGGTTGACGGTGACAAACCGGATTGGCCTGCTGGGGCCGTCGGTGACCCAACACCCGGAATTCCCCGCCCTGCTGACCGCCTTGAACCAACCGGAATTTGACCAGGTGCGGATAAGTATTGCGTCGGTGCGGGCGGCGACGGTGGATGCGTTGCTGGTGGAAACGCTGGCGCGCCATCACACCCAGTCTCTGACGATTGCCGTCGAAAGCGGGTCGGAGCGCCTGCGCCAGGTGATGAACAAAAAACTGGACCAGGCGGAGATTTACCGGGCGGCCCAGGTGGCCCAGCAGGGGGGTCTCAAGGGCCTGAAACTTTACACGATGGTGGGGGTGCCCACTGAAACCGAAGCGGACCTGGAGGCGACAGTGCAACTGGGCCGGGAGCTGCGGAAACTCACCCCCCGCCTGCGCTTGAGTTTTGGGTGCAGCACCTTTGTCCCCAAGGCCCAGACTCCCTGGCAATGGTGCGGTGTCAACCCCCAAGCGGAAAAGCGGCTGCAATTGCTGGCCAAGCAACTGGGGAAACTGGGGGTGGACTTTCGCCCAGAACCCTACAAGGATTCGCTGGTGCAGGCGTTGCTCTCGCGCGGCGACCGGCGGTTGGGGCCGTTGCTGCTGTTAACCCGCGAGTACGGCGTTTCCCTGGGGGGCATCCGGCGCGCCTTCAAGGCGTTGCAGGACCAGTTGCCGCCTTTGGATTTCTACGTGCATCAAGACTGGCCGCCCGACGCGCCCCTTCCCTGGCAACACTTGACGGGGACGGTGACGCTGGCGATGCTCCACCAGCACTGGCAGCGCTCCCTAGGGCGCTATGATGAAAGAAACGGGGGAGCGGCCGATGGAACTGGAACAGCAGTTGCAACAACTCATTGA
- a CDS encoding inositol monophosphatase family protein: MDWRWDGAIRALLRECGAQARQMSETGFSVMEKGPADYVTTVDQALDARLTQQFRQWFPSDGLISEENPDSRHAYHAGRSRLWCIDPIDGTDDFVHQRPYYALMVGLLEQYQPTAGWVYAPVLERLYWGGPHYGVYQQLPDQRVTPLPQKRPEPPSVWYCPLMIGDKDRQRYGPALTQLIPGADLQTMGSFGLKVVQVIRGRALAYVYFNRRVKLWDTVGPIALARGAGLTCCDLNGEPLRFDPQAIESDTLCHRQRIVIGWPEFLPKLLPLMQEAVYVTEIQAKSGGGPDSCSR, translated from the coding sequence ATGGACTGGCGGTGGGACGGGGCGATTCGCGCGTTACTCCGGGAATGTGGCGCGCAGGCTCGACAGATGAGCGAAACCGGGTTTTCGGTCATGGAAAAAGGCCCGGCGGACTACGTCACCACGGTGGACCAGGCGTTGGATGCTCGGCTGACACAGCAGTTTCGCCAGTGGTTTCCCAGTGACGGCCTGATTAGCGAAGAAAATCCCGACTCCCGTCACGCCTATCACGCCGGTCGTTCTCGGCTCTGGTGCATTGACCCAATTGACGGCACGGACGATTTTGTGCATCAGCGTCCCTACTACGCCCTGATGGTGGGGTTGTTGGAGCAGTACCAGCCGACCGCTGGCTGGGTCTACGCGCCCGTGCTGGAGCGGCTGTACTGGGGAGGACCTCACTACGGCGTCTATCAGCAATTGCCGGACCAGCGGGTGACCCCCCTTCCCCAAAAACGTCCGGAACCCCCGTCGGTCTGGTATTGCCCGTTGATGATTGGGGACAAGGACCGCCAGCGCTATGGCCCTGCGTTGACCCAACTGATTCCGGGTGCTGACTTGCAGACGATGGGGAGTTTTGGGCTGAAGGTGGTGCAGGTCATCCGGGGACGGGCTTTGGCCTATGTGTACTTCAACCGGCGGGTGAAGCTGTGGGATACGGTTGGCCCCATCGCCCTAGCGCGGGGCGCGGGATTGACCTGCTGCGACCTCAACGGCGAACCCCTGCGGTTTGACCCCCAGGCGATAGAAAGCGACACCCTGTGCCATCGCCAGCGGATTGTCATTGGCTGGCCGGAATTTCTCCCTAAACTCCTGCCGCTGATGCAGGAGGCGGTGTATGTGACGGAAATTCAGGCCAAATCCGGCGGTGGCCCCGACAGTTGCAGCAGGTAG
- a CDS encoding lipoate--protein ligase family protein, whose translation MTCTGTSLAFSGPWRFEPLQVADGHTQMQRDLALLAAHQRGELAGAVRFYQWQPAAISLGYHQYHWPEHWAQLTYRGQPLHLVRRPSGGSAVLHQGDLCYAVVIGVPPGTYRQQIQRLQNWLIQGWRELGISLQPGTEKPQPGVAHCFAQAAITDLVTPAGHKFIGSAQLRRGRSLLQHGSIQLHPDPELWRRVFGTEPPPPVATPPLPELVAHFTALARTELAAP comes from the coding sequence ATGACCTGCACAGGCACTAGCTTAGCATTCTCTGGCCCCTGGCGGTTTGAACCGCTGCAGGTCGCTGACGGTCACACCCAGATGCAAAGGGACCTGGCGCTCTTGGCGGCTCACCAGCGGGGCGAACTGGCCGGCGCGGTACGGTTTTACCAATGGCAACCGGCGGCGATTTCCCTGGGCTATCACCAGTACCACTGGCCTGAGCATTGGGCACAGCTCACCTATCGGGGTCAACCCCTGCACTTGGTGCGCCGTCCGTCAGGGGGAAGCGCCGTGCTGCACCAGGGAGACCTGTGCTACGCGGTGGTGATAGGGGTCCCACCGGGCACTTACCGCCAGCAGATACAACGCTTGCAAAACTGGTTAATTCAGGGCTGGCGCGAACTGGGGATTTCCCTCCAACCGGGGACGGAAAAACCGCAACCAGGCGTTGCCCATTGTTTTGCCCAAGCGGCCATCACCGACCTCGTGACCCCCGCCGGCCACAAGTTCATTGGCAGCGCCCAACTGCGCCGGGGACGCAGCTTGTTGCAGCATGGGTCTATCCAGCTCCATCCCGACCCTGAGCTATGGCGTCGGGTTTTCGGCACGGAACCGCCGCCGCCTGTGGCAACCCCGCCGCTTCCGGAGCTGGTTGCCCATTTCACCGCTCTCGCCCGCACCGAATTGGCCGCCCCCTGA